The genomic window AGCTAGCTTCCAGCTTCAATATAATCAAATCCATCCCTACACCAACACCAGCTTCAACCCAATCCTTgtagcttcctcctcctcctccaccttgaccttgagagagagagagacagcaaGCGCAACTCCACTCAGGCACTCAGCAATGAAGAGCAGGAGGCAGAGCGGCCGCGGAGGAGCCATGGCGGTGGACGGGAGCCACACCCACACCACAAGCAGCGGCTGCAAGATGGAGCGCAAGGAGGTGGAGAAGAACCGGCGGCTGCACATGAAGGGACTCTGCCTCAAGCTCTCCTCCCtcgtcccctcctcctcctcctccgaccaccacctccgccattattcttcctcgccgccgtccaGCAACAAGGTAAACAAAATCGTCAAAAGATCTCTTCACAATAATCCTCTCACCCACCTACTGACCTACACAAGATTGCAGATCACTTCTCTGAGTCGAAGCACATGCCTTTCTCTTCCTGACAAAATCTGAATTCGTTTTTTAATTGTGCGTGGATCACTACACTTATTGATCACAAGTACAATATTATCAGTGGATCATTTCTTTATTTTACTACTACTATTATACACTAAAAAACACAAGATTGTTTGTGTGTGTCTATGCAAATTCATCAATTCTCGCATGGCCTGACGACGACGGCTTTGGTTGTGTCTGTGCAGGACGCGGCGACGCAGCTGGACCAGCTGGACAGCGCCGCGGCCTACATCAAGCAGCTCCGGGGCCGCATCCACGACCTGAAACGCCGCAAGCAggccgccctctctctctccgGCGGCACCGGCGGCTGCTCATCCTCCGTCTCCGCCGGCGACTACAAGGCACACACTACGACGTCGCTGCCGGTGATCGAGGTTAGGCATCAGGACGGGACGCTGGACGTGGCGCTGGCGAGCGAGGCCGGGCGTCCCTTCCGGCTGCACGAGGTGATGGCGATGCTGGAGCAAGAGGGCGCGGAGGTGGTCAGCGCCAGCTTCTCCGTGGTGGGGGACAAGATCTTCTACACGCTCCACTCCCAGGCGCTCTGCCCACGCATCGGTCGGGTCGCCCAGAGGCTGCGCGGcctcgccgccgcagccgcagccaccGTCTCGACGCTGCTGACATGATATCCTCTCTCTAGCTTTTTTTTGCCATGGCGACCGTACCGACTTATCGGAGGCTAGCTGACGCGCGGATGCAAGGAGGGTGGATGGAGCTGGTAGATTGATTACTGATTTTGCAGTTGTGCTGCAAGGGGGGTAGTTGATCTTTTTTTCATCGATTGGGGCAGCAATGTTCTATGTGATGTTTGTTTCAGCTTAAAGAGGATCCTTGTACAAGTGTTCTTCCTGGCTGGCTGGGTTAGGCTTAGTAGTAGGTTGGTTCACTAATGGCTCCTCTGCATGTTAGTGAAACAAATTTGTTTGCCAAGTAATCGCTCTGCTTCTGTTTTTCCATACTGTATGAGTATGACACAAGAAGGTTTGGCTATGTGAAAACGACTGTGATAATTTAAGCAAGCAAAGCCAAAGCCGCGTCGCTTTACCACACGTGCTGGATTAgggcttctctttcttttcttttctccatGGATCATCTTGttccacaccacaccacaccacaccacgtGCAGACAGTCTGAGCTGCATGATAATGTATATCACACCTGCAGTCAGGGAGTCTGAGCTGCGTGCGTGCGTCAACAGCGAACAAACTCAAGAAAGCGTGAGGGTAAGGTAGCTACCCACCCACCCACCGTGTGTCAACAATCTCTCTATTATTGTAGTGCAAAACAACAAGAAGAAATTGCGGCCGGCAACAAATTCAGTCATAATTTACCACAGATAGATTCTGCCACATGTTCAAACTTCACCAGAGGAGTCAAAAGGCAAAAGCGCGAGGCGGTTCTACGCTGCTCGCGGCGGTGACCCCCTGCTTCATCTAGGGTTCGATCTCCGCGCCGCTGCCGGACTGCCCTTGGAGGACAGTGCCCGCGGGCGTCATGACCTCGTTGGAGGCGTTGTGGGGCTGCGTTTGCTTCCTATGTGCTCCAGGGGAAACACCAGATTTGTACTTCCTGGATCGGATGATGGTGGCGTGCCTGCGTCCCACCACCCCTTGGGGTGTCATCTTTGGAGTTGTAAACTGGCCGGAGTGACTAATGGATGGCTTCATGGAGGGCCCTGGTCTCGACGTGTTCTCATGCGGTGGCAAGGGTGGAGCGGCGGGGCTTCTACCGCATCAACATCGGCTAGTCTCGTAGTCATCATGGAGCTCTCGGTGGCGGATGCGTGTTGATGGAAGTGCGCAGGATGGTGGCGTAGTCTGGTGAGTTCATTCTTGCAAGGTGAATGCGTTGATCTCTTCTAAAGTTGGGATGGCGAAAGAGAGCAATAGCGGATGACGGCGTAAAATACTGTCAGATCCCTCGGTACGGTTCATGACTAGGTCGAAAGTATCGGGGCGGAGTCTGCACACATAGGTTACCCAGGTTTGGGTCTTCAaagagtaataccctacatccaGCTTCTTTCGACCGTGTCCGCCATTGGAGGAGGGGATCGATTCCCTACGAATCCCGCCAAAGCTCCACGGCATCTTGTCTGGTCGTGTGTACGGAGCTTTATTATCTTGTTGCTTACCAAACAAATTTGCTCTGATTCTTTTCTTATATAGTACTCCCtttctccgtcccataatgtaagacgttttttgacactacgcGTATGACACAAGTGACTGCGATAGACAAGCAAAGCAGCACACAAGCAATTATTTAGGGCTTCTCGTTTCCATGGATGATCTTGTCCGAGATCAGGTGCGGGGAGCCTAACGGTAGCTACTGACCCATCATgtgtgaacccccccccccccccccccctctctctctctctggaacaAACTCAGTCAGAATTTATTTAATCTTCTGCCACCTGCTAAATGTTCATTCGACGAGTCAAATTTATGGGTCATCGTGTCCCGTCCTGTCTCACCAAAATGTGCAAATTTCTTCTGAAAAAGAGGTTGATCCGACATCATCGTGATGCAAAACATGCATCTTTTGTTCAAACTAGCAAGGTGGGCACCACGTTTTACCTTTTTGAAAGAGTTAATCACCTTTCTTATCTTATGCATACAATTTTTTACGAGCTATTTACCCATTCACTGCATATAACTAACATTTTAGGCATCGATACATGTCTAAATGAGTGATATTGTCCTTCATTTCGTATAAGCGAGCATATGCTTATGGTGCTAATACATAACTAGAAAGAATTGTTTATACACTGAGGCGTCGAGCTGAAATAGACCAAACTAACTAACCCACAACCCTCTTTTCCGCTAGATCAATTATCCGCATGCTCTAGCATATCTCTCCATTTCTACGCCGTTTTCATGCACGGATGCACAGAGTAATCCTATTACTTTCTCATTTCCGTTCCTCTCCTTTTTAAAATGTTAATGCTTTCATTAAAAAAAGGagaaggaaagaaaaaaaacaaagagaaaattaAATGAGAAAATAGAA from Triticum aestivum cultivar Chinese Spring chromosome 3B, IWGSC CS RefSeq v2.1, whole genome shotgun sequence includes these protein-coding regions:
- the LOC123068159 gene encoding transcription factor bHLH168; the encoded protein is MKSRRQSGRGGAMAVDGSHTHTTSSGCKMERKEVEKNRRLHMKGLCLKLSSLVPSSSSSDHHLRHYSSSPPSSNKDAATQLDQLDSAAAYIKQLRGRIHDLKRRKQAALSLSGGTGGCSSSVSAGDYKAHTTTSLPVIEVRHQDGTLDVALASEAGRPFRLHEVMAMLEQEGAEVVSASFSVVGDKIFYTLHSQALCPRIGRVAQRLRGLAAAAAATVSTLLT